From a region of the Epinephelus fuscoguttatus linkage group LG21, E.fuscoguttatus.final_Chr_v1 genome:
- the si:ch211-171b20.3 gene encoding uncharacterized protein si:ch211-171b20.3 isoform X2 yields the protein MLSPNLAKDDRLETENSDPEGDICGRHFLFDKQCARLERTRTVIPPLPRDYHVHRPGNLHPFSLSKELSHSHARRPFNLSYPERYEVNTSPAILFPSSLVLNGRNTFSVESCKLSRPKVNYPTSNLLTVKDNQKNQSYPDPVVGASRSFIHRISELSSLEGETVRQEKLKKMKKPKKPPS from the exons ATGCT GTCACCGAACTTAGCCAAAGATgacagactggaaacagagaacAGCGACCCGGAGGGGGACATCTGTGGGAGACACTTTCTTTTTGATAAACAAT GTGCAAGGTTAGAGAGGACCAGGACTGTGATTCCCCCGCTGCCAAGAGACTACCATGTGCACAGACCTGGCAACCTGCATCCCTTCAGCCTCTCCAAGGAGCTTTCCCACAGCCACGCAAGGCGGCCTTTCAACCTGAG CTACCCTGAGAGATATGAAGTGAACACATCTCCAGCCATCCTCTTCCCCTCCTCTTTAGTCCTCAATGGCAGAAACACGTTCTCAGTCGAGAGCTGCAAGCTCAGCAG GCCCAAGGTGAATTATCCAACCTCCAACCTACTGACTGTTAAAGACAATCAAAAGA ACCAGTCCTATCCGGACCCCGTGGTCGGAGCCTCGCGTTCCTTCATCCACAGGATATCCGAGCTGTCCTCCTTGGAGGGTGAGACGGTGAGACAAGAAAAGCTCAAGAAAATGAAGAAACCCAAAAAACCACCATCCTGA
- the si:ch211-171b20.3 gene encoding uncharacterized protein si:ch211-171b20.3 isoform X1, translating into MLNTSLYGSSNMMTYQVTASLPTARALVSEGGSNCSQQRGPDAATHPTYRSYGMRAGGGQAAVRQNGHTRRKLPVLQPLSKSREWQTLVSGFIVAGSPNLAKDDRLETENSDPEGDICGRHFLFDKQCARLERTRTVIPPLPRDYHVHRPGNLHPFSLSKELSHSHARRPFNLSYPERYEVNTSPAILFPSSLVLNGRNTFSVESCKLSRPKVNYPTSNLLTVKDNQKNQSYPDPVVGASRSFIHRISELSSLEGETVRQEKLKKMKKPKKPPS; encoded by the exons ATGTTAAACACGTCACTGTATGGCAGCTCCAACATGATGACTTACCAGGTTACTGCATCGCTACCCACCGCAAGGGCTTTAGTATCAGAGGGAGGCTCAAATTGCAGCCAGCAGCGCGGCCCTGATGCGGCTACACATCCGACCTACAGGAGCTACGGGATGAGAGCAGGTGGAGGACAAGCGGCTGTCAGACAAAATGGTCACACACGGAGGAAACTGCCTGTGCTGCAGCCCCTGAGCA AGTCCAGGGAATGGCAAACCTTGGTGAGCGGCTTCATAGTTGCAGG GTCACCGAACTTAGCCAAAGATgacagactggaaacagagaacAGCGACCCGGAGGGGGACATCTGTGGGAGACACTTTCTTTTTGATAAACAAT GTGCAAGGTTAGAGAGGACCAGGACTGTGATTCCCCCGCTGCCAAGAGACTACCATGTGCACAGACCTGGCAACCTGCATCCCTTCAGCCTCTCCAAGGAGCTTTCCCACAGCCACGCAAGGCGGCCTTTCAACCTGAG CTACCCTGAGAGATATGAAGTGAACACATCTCCAGCCATCCTCTTCCCCTCCTCTTTAGTCCTCAATGGCAGAAACACGTTCTCAGTCGAGAGCTGCAAGCTCAGCAG GCCCAAGGTGAATTATCCAACCTCCAACCTACTGACTGTTAAAGACAATCAAAAGA ACCAGTCCTATCCGGACCCCGTGGTCGGAGCCTCGCGTTCCTTCATCCACAGGATATCCGAGCTGTCCTCCTTGGAGGGTGAGACGGTGAGACAAGAAAAGCTCAAGAAAATGAAGAAACCCAAAAAACCACCATCCTGA
- the prlh2 gene encoding prolactin releasing hormone 2 gives MLPGRAADVQHCVLTSRWLPAALALLLLLSSSFSSAHSTTVEHDLHIVHNVDNRSPEIDPFWYVGRGVRPIGRFGKRHSSVEALGSGGMQPTLRTLELLLNSLRNKENLGKVLDGEDRDWLP, from the exons ATGCTGCCTGGGAGAGCGGCTGATGTCCAGCACTGCGTCCTGACGAGCCGCTGGCTGCCTGCAGCTCTGgcgctgctcctcctcctctcctccagcttCAGCAGTGCTCACAGCACCACGGTGGAGCACGACTTACACATTGTTCACAATGTCGACAACAGAA GTCCAGAGATAGACCCGTTCTGGTACGTGGGGCGTGGGGTGAGACCCATCGGACGCTTTGGGAAGAGGCACAGCAGCGTGGAGGCTCTGGGCAGCGGCGGGATGCAGCCTACCCTCAGGACGttagagctgctgctcaacAGCCTCAGAAACAAGGAGAACCTTGGGAAGGTGCTGGATGGGGAAGACAGGGATTGGTTACCGTGA